The genomic interval CCATCGTGAAAGTCTTTTCCGGTGCACTGAGCGACTATCTTGGCAACCGGAAATGGCTCGCCGTCATTGGTTACGGCATGGGCGCACTCAGCAAGCCGCTTTTTGCACTTGCCCCGACGGCAGGAATTGTCCTGACGGCGCGCGTCGCGGACCGAATCGGGAAAGGTCTGCGGGGGGCCCCGCGCGACGCGCTCGTAGCGGATATCACGCCCCCGCATCTGCGTGGTGCCGCGTATGGCCTCCGCCAGGCGCTGGACACCATCGGCGCCTTCGTCGGTCCATTACTGGCCGTCGTGTTGATGCTGCTTTGGTCAAACAACTTCCGTCTGGTGTTCTGGGTGGCCGTGATTCCAGGCATCGCCGCCGTAACGTTGCTTGTAATCGGCGTCAGGGAGCCGCCGCATCCGTCAGGTGCGAAACGCATCAATCCGTTGAAGCTCGAAAACCTGAAGAAGCTGAGCAGGTCGTACTGGTGGGTAGTGTTTGTCGGCGCGGTGTTCACACTCGCACGGTTCAGTGAGGCGTTTCTCGTCCTGCGCGCCATGCAAGGCGACGTACCCGTGGCGCTAGTGCCGCTCGTCATGGTCGTGATGAACCTGGTGTATTCGGCGTCGGCTTACCCCTTTGGCAAGTTAGCCGACGTGATGAGCCACACCCGACTGCTAGCCATGGGTCTCGTCGTGCTGATTATGTCGGATGTCGTGCTTGCGCACGGAAGCCACTGGCCACTCGTGCTGCTCGGCGTCGCTCTGTGGGGCCTGCACATGGGGCTCACGCAAGGTCTGCTGGCGACCATGGTCGCGCAAGTAGCGCCGCCCGAGCTGAAAGGGACAGCGTTTGGCTTCTTCAACGTCACGAGCGGATTGGCAACGCTTGTGGCAAGTCTCGTCGCCGGCGAGCTCTGGGACCGGTTTGGAGCAGGCACAACGTTCTATGCAGGCGCTGGATTCTGTATCGCGACGCTGATTGCGCTCGTCGCGAGGACAACGACGTCTGGCGGTAAAGCATGAACTGGCGTTTGCTCTTCAAGCGCATCGGAATTCGCAACCTGCTCGTTGCCGGCGTACTAGCCGTAGGTGGTACGTGGCTTTTCCTTGGCGTGCTGGAGGATGTCGTGAGTGGGGACCCGCTTGTTGCGGTCGACGTCAGGATTCACGCGGCGCTCCAATCTATCCGTTTCCCGCTACTCGACTCCCTTATGGTTGCCGCCTCGGAACTGGGCGATGCTGCCGTCACCATTCCAGTCATCCTCGTCGTGCTTGCGTGGTTCGTGGGCCAGAGGCGGCTGCGAAGCGCTGCTTACTGGATTCTGACGGTCCTGTTTGCACAGGTCTTCGTCGTCACGCTGAAGTTTGCCATGCGCCGTGCGCGACCGTCATCGATGTACGAAGGCATACAGGGATTTTCCTTTCCCAGCAATCATGCGACGCTGAGCGTCGTCACCTATGGCTTTCTGGCGTTTTTCGTTGCGCGCGCGTGGGGCAGCGCGGCACGGCTACGTATTGCGACTGTCACCGCACTCTTCATTCTTCTGATTTCGTTCTCACGCCTTTATCTGGGCGTGCACTGGTTTTCTGACGTGCTCGCCGGAATCAGCTTCGGTGTGGCATGGATAGCAATGGCAGCAGTGCTGCATCGTGTAGGGGATGAAAACGGAAGGTGTTCTTCTTCCCTAGGCGTGGCGTCCTTCGTGACCTTTGTCATCAGTGCGACGGTGCACATCATCATGCAACACGGTGTGAACATGGCCCTCTACGTCCCCAGGTAGCGTGTTGGCGGGTTCTGTCGCGATAACGGCGGACGGACAATTCTGATCGATATCGTAGGACTGCTTACATAACCAGCGAGTAGAACTGCTCGGCGGCTGATGGATGGGTGTCTTTTTCCGCCCGCATTTGTCCTTTGCGAATCATGTGCATGACCTCGATGCCAGACAGAATGATGCGCGCGCACCGAAAATCCTTGAAGCCCAGCATCGGTTTGACGATACGTT from Paraburkholderia phytofirmans OLGA172 carries:
- a CDS encoding MFS transporter, whose product is MQTDIKPPARTLSQIPRSIWMLGFVSMFMDISSEMIHSLLPMFLVTSLGASAMMVGLIEGVAEATAPIVKVFSGALSDYLGNRKWLAVIGYGMGALSKPLFALAPTAGIVLTARVADRIGKGLRGAPRDALVADITPPHLRGAAYGLRQALDTIGAFVGPLLAVVLMLLWSNNFRLVFWVAVIPGIAAVTLLVIGVREPPHPSGAKRINPLKLENLKKLSRSYWWVVFVGAVFTLARFSEAFLVLRAMQGDVPVALVPLVMVVMNLVYSASAYPFGKLADVMSHTRLLAMGLVVLIMSDVVLAHGSHWPLVLLGVALWGLHMGLTQGLLATMVAQVAPPELKGTAFGFFNVTSGLATLVASLVAGELWDRFGAGTTFYAGAGFCIATLIALVARTTTSGGKA
- a CDS encoding phosphatase PAP2 family protein; this translates as MNWRLLFKRIGIRNLLVAGVLAVGGTWLFLGVLEDVVSGDPLVAVDVRIHAALQSIRFPLLDSLMVAASELGDAAVTIPVILVVLAWFVGQRRLRSAAYWILTVLFAQVFVVTLKFAMRRARPSSMYEGIQGFSFPSNHATLSVVTYGFLAFFVARAWGSAARLRIATVTALFILLISFSRLYLGVHWFSDVLAGISFGVAWIAMAAVLHRVGDENGRCSSSLGVASFVTFVISATVHIIMQHGVNMALYVPR